In Mytilus trossulus isolate FHL-02 chromosome 6, PNRI_Mtr1.1.1.hap1, whole genome shotgun sequence, a single window of DNA contains:
- the LOC134721427 gene encoding uncharacterized protein LOC134721427, which produces MSLARILCRGLVHHGSPAVQATKTMTDSISTRLFSCISAYRPQTLTSVKESRSQFPNQGLSKLLLPASTSILSVRTYKPKNVLKLRCDGCYFERRKGRLYVECTLKPRHRQMKKMPSGLLYRDDYSKGKFHEACWWKYRADRYYRQGETEFTHYNWLGDRLGKEI; this is translated from the coding sequence ATGAGTTTAGCAAGGATACTTTGCCGAGGTCTGGTGCATCATGGGAGTCCAGCAGTACAGGCAACTAAAACTATGACAGATTCAATCTCTACACgattattttcatgtataagTGCTTACAGACCACAAACACTAACTTCAGTTAAAGAGTCTAGGTCCCAGTTCCCTAATCAAGGACTTTCTAAGTTGTTGCTACCTGCTTCCACTTCAATTTTATCAGTTAGAACATACAAACCAAAGAATGTCTTAAAATTAAGATGTGATGGCTGTTATTTTGAAAGACGTAAAGGAAGATTGTATGTTGAATGTACCTTAAAACCAAGACACagacaaatgaagaaaatgccTTCAGGTTTATTATACAGAGATGATTAttcaaaaggaaaatttcatgaGGCATGTTGGTGGAAATATCGAGCAGATAGATACTACAGACAAGGAGAAACTGAGTTCACACATTATAACTGGTTAGGGGATAGATTGGGAAAAGAAATTtag